In Paralcaligenes sp. KSB-10, the following are encoded in one genomic region:
- a CDS encoding 3'-5' exonuclease, giving the protein MIPTLVFDLETIPDAAGLRRLNHYEPEMNDAEVIEAALAARRESHGNDFLPLHLQQVAVVGCVFRDDQGFRVKTLGNADDPEATLISGFFKTIERYTPRLISWNGSGFDLPVLHYRSLIHAVQAPRYWDMGDDDRDFKYNNYISRYHNRHIDLMDLLAKYNGRANAPLDDLAKLCGFPGKLGMDGSQVWKAWSNGQAGEVRAYCETDVVNTWLVYCRFRFMRGELDKAAYDSEVRLVRDTLEASQAPHWKEYLAAWDAP; this is encoded by the coding sequence ATGATTCCCACGCTTGTTTTCGATCTTGAAACGATACCCGACGCGGCAGGGCTGCGTCGTCTGAATCATTACGAGCCGGAAATGAACGACGCGGAGGTCATAGAAGCGGCGCTGGCGGCTCGCCGGGAAAGCCACGGCAACGACTTCCTGCCTTTGCATCTGCAGCAGGTCGCGGTGGTCGGCTGCGTATTCCGGGACGATCAGGGATTTCGGGTAAAAACCCTGGGCAATGCCGACGACCCCGAGGCAACACTGATTTCGGGTTTTTTTAAAACCATAGAGCGTTATACCCCGCGACTGATCAGTTGGAACGGCTCGGGCTTCGATTTGCCGGTCTTGCATTACCGCAGTCTTATTCATGCCGTCCAGGCGCCACGGTACTGGGACATGGGCGACGACGATCGCGACTTCAAATATAACAATTACATTAGTCGCTACCACAACCGCCATATCGATCTCATGGATCTGCTGGCCAAGTATAACGGTCGGGCCAATGCGCCACTGGACGACCTGGCCAAGCTTTGCGGCTTTCCCGGGAAGCTGGGCATGGACGGCAGCCAGGTTTGGAAAGCCTGGTCCAACGGCCAGGCCGGCGAAGTTCGTGCGTATTGTGAAACCGATGTGGTCAATACCTGGCTGGTTTATTGCCGTTTTCGCTTCATGAGAGGCGAGCTCGACAAAGCCGCCTACGATTCCGAGGTCCGCCTGGTACGCGACACGCTCGAGGCAAGCCAGGCGCCGCATTGGAAGGAATACCTGGCCGCGTGGGATGCACCGTAG
- a CDS encoding peptidoglycan DD-metalloendopeptidase family protein, translating into MPAGTSQPIAKSAFEQPKRTSRYLLIAAVAAATSIMAGCASRSTHAPVADLSGGTSASSVATGGTYVVKPGDTLYKIAQANNVDVATLTRLNHISDPSQLRVGQTLHLSGSGGSAPSPAPSGGNATPVPIAPPAPAEAAPAEKASDAALIQWAWPASGRIIQGFNATTKGIDISGAPGEPVHAAADGKVMYAGNGVRGLGNLILLGHSNGFITAYAHNQTLLVKTGQQVHRGAKIATIGQTDTTSPRLHFEIRRRGTPVNPMSYLPAR; encoded by the coding sequence ATGCCAGCAGGGACGTCCCAGCCTATCGCCAAATCGGCATTCGAACAGCCTAAACGCACGTCTCGCTATTTATTGATCGCTGCTGTTGCGGCGGCTACATCCATCATGGCGGGTTGCGCCTCCAGGTCGACTCACGCGCCGGTAGCCGATCTATCGGGCGGAACCTCCGCCAGCAGCGTTGCCACCGGTGGTACTTACGTCGTCAAGCCTGGCGACACGCTTTACAAAATTGCCCAGGCTAACAATGTCGATGTGGCAACCCTGACTCGCTTGAATCACATCAGCGATCCCAGCCAGCTAAGGGTTGGGCAGACGCTGCATCTGAGCGGTTCAGGTGGTTCAGCTCCATCGCCAGCGCCCTCTGGCGGCAACGCAACCCCGGTTCCGATTGCTCCTCCCGCTCCCGCCGAAGCGGCTCCCGCCGAGAAGGCCAGTGATGCCGCCCTGATTCAATGGGCCTGGCCTGCGTCGGGCCGCATCATTCAGGGCTTCAACGCCACGACCAAGGGCATAGACATCTCGGGAGCCCCGGGCGAACCGGTTCATGCGGCGGCCGACGGCAAGGTCATGTATGCGGGCAATGGCGTGCGGGGGTTGGGCAACCTGATCCTGCTGGGCCACAGCAACGGATTCATCACTGCGTATGCCCATAATCAAACGCTGCTGGTAAAGACGGGCCAGCAGGTGCATCGGGGCGCCAAGATTGCCACCATCGGTCAAACCGATACCACGTCGCCGCGTTTGCATTTTGAAATACGGCGTCGCGGCACTCCGGTCAATCCTATGTCGTATTTGCCTGCGCGATGA
- a CDS encoding protein-L-isoaspartate(D-aspartate) O-methyltransferase: MRKPVNPFPFATGTHNRFGRSSLGRGFSASNSNTRISSSGSVMPRVPDAANTSTIVNLGLNSERSRGMMIQRLRNQGIQDERVLDAMMAVPRHLFVDEGLASRAYEDAALPIGHGQTISQPWIVARMISAVCENRLPVKVLEVGSGCGYQAAVLAQFVKEVHSIERIRGLYELARNHLRTLKLITRVRLSYGDGMLGLPGVAPFDAIVVAAAGIKIPLALLEQLAVGGRLIAPEGSSAQRLILVERTGSTTWHREELESVRFVPLRAGIQS, from the coding sequence ATGCGCAAACCAGTAAATCCATTCCCGTTCGCGACGGGCACTCATAACCGTTTTGGCCGTTCCAGCCTGGGGCGGGGATTTTCTGCATCCAATAGCAACACCCGTATTTCTTCATCCGGCTCCGTTATGCCACGGGTGCCCGATGCGGCCAATACGTCAACGATTGTCAATTTGGGTTTGAACTCGGAGCGCTCGCGTGGCATGATGATCCAGCGTCTGCGCAACCAGGGTATTCAGGACGAACGTGTGCTCGATGCCATGATGGCGGTGCCTCGTCATCTGTTTGTCGATGAAGGCCTGGCCAGTCGCGCGTACGAAGATGCCGCGCTGCCGATAGGACATGGCCAGACGATTTCTCAACCCTGGATAGTTGCCCGCATGATTTCAGCCGTATGCGAAAATCGCTTGCCGGTCAAGGTTCTCGAAGTGGGCTCCGGATGCGGTTATCAGGCTGCCGTACTGGCGCAGTTCGTCAAGGAGGTACACAGCATCGAACGCATTCGTGGGCTGTATGAGCTGGCGCGCAATCATCTCAGAACGCTTAAACTCATCACACGGGTTCGGCTTTCGTACGGAGACGGCATGCTGGGCTTGCCCGGCGTCGCGCCCTTCGATGCGATTGTCGTGGCCGCCGCAGGTATTAAAATTCCCCTTGCCCTGCTTGAACAGTTGGCAGTTGGGGGTCGCTTGATTGCCCCGGAAGGATCCTCGGCGCAACGCCTGATTCTGGTTGAACGAACCGGTTCCACAACGTGGCACCGCGAAGAACTGGAGTCTGTGCGTTTCGTACCTCTCAGGGCAGGAATACAGTCATAA
- the surE gene encoding 5'/3'-nucleotidase SurE yields MRILVSNDDGYNALGLEALVQALKGLGDLTVVAPETNCSGASNSLTLNRPLSVRQAPNGFYFVNGTPSDCVHIALTGLLDFRPDLVVSGINNGANMGDDTLYSGTVAAATEGFLFGISSIAFSLAKKGWEHLDTAGGIARQVVEQQLAQPLKQNVLLNVNIPAVPMAALQGIHVTRLGKRHPSEPVVKSSTPYGDPVYWIGPVGNVSDSAADTDFGAIEQNAVSVTPLRLDLTDYEQLRDVKIWADSLCANQ; encoded by the coding sequence ATGCGTATATTGGTGTCCAACGACGATGGTTACAACGCTTTGGGTCTTGAAGCGTTGGTCCAGGCCCTGAAGGGTTTGGGAGACCTGACCGTCGTGGCGCCGGAAACCAATTGCAGTGGGGCATCCAATTCCCTGACGCTGAATCGCCCCTTGTCGGTTCGACAGGCGCCCAATGGGTTTTATTTCGTTAATGGCACGCCATCCGATTGCGTGCATATTGCCTTGACCGGTCTGCTGGATTTTCGCCCTGATCTGGTCGTTTCGGGCATCAACAATGGGGCCAATATGGGTGACGATACCTTGTATTCGGGTACCGTTGCCGCGGCGACTGAAGGGTTTCTGTTCGGGATATCCTCGATCGCCTTTTCGCTGGCAAAGAAAGGCTGGGAGCATCTCGATACCGCGGGCGGGATTGCCCGGCAAGTGGTCGAGCAGCAGTTGGCCCAGCCCCTGAAGCAAAACGTGCTGCTCAACGTCAATATACCCGCGGTGCCTATGGCGGCGCTGCAAGGCATACACGTGACGCGTCTGGGTAAGCGCCATCCATCGGAGCCTGTGGTCAAGAGCAGCACGCCTTATGGCGATCCGGTATATTGGATAGGCCCCGTCGGCAATGTGTCCGATTCGGCCGCCGATACGGATTTTGGCGCAATCGAACAAAATGCCGTATCGGTTACACCCTTGCGGCTCGATTTGACCGATTATGAACAATTGCGCGATGTGAAAATCTGGGCGGATTCATTATGCGCAAACCAGTAA
- the plsY gene encoding glycerol-3-phosphate 1-O-acyltransferase PlsY encodes MSSINSSILSLALIFLSYLLGSISFAVAVSRCMGLQDPRTFGSKNPGATNVLRTGNKKAAALTLLGDMAKGWLAVWLSSLIAARFQLPSAILGLCAIAVFMGHVYPIFLNFKGGKGVATALGVLLALQPWLAVATVATWLIVAYATRYSSLAAILAAIFAPLYYLFGGDVAWDFDIAICLSIVAISAMLIYRHQANIARLIAGKESRIGKKKHQA; translated from the coding sequence ATGTCGTCGATAAACTCGTCCATTTTGAGTCTGGCCCTGATTTTTCTATCTTATTTGCTCGGATCGATCTCTTTCGCCGTCGCGGTAAGCCGCTGCATGGGCCTGCAAGATCCCCGTACATTCGGATCGAAGAACCCCGGTGCCACCAACGTGTTGCGGACTGGCAACAAAAAGGCGGCGGCCCTGACCCTGCTGGGCGACATGGCCAAGGGCTGGCTGGCGGTATGGCTAAGCAGCCTGATCGCCGCGCGATTCCAATTGCCGAGTGCGATCCTGGGTCTGTGCGCCATTGCCGTTTTCATGGGGCATGTCTACCCCATCTTCCTGAATTTCAAGGGTGGCAAAGGCGTAGCGACCGCGCTGGGCGTGCTGCTGGCTTTGCAACCGTGGCTGGCCGTCGCCACTGTCGCTACCTGGCTGATAGTCGCCTATGCCACCCGCTATTCGTCACTGGCGGCCATTTTGGCCGCCATTTTCGCCCCGCTGTATTACCTGTTCGGGGGCGACGTTGCCTGGGACTTCGACATCGCGATCTGCCTGTCCATCGTGGCCATCAGCGCCATGCTGATTTATCGCCATCAGGCCAATATTGCCCGCCTCATCGCCGGCAAGGAAAGCCGGATCGGCAAAAAGAAACATCAGGCTTGA
- the tsaD gene encoding tRNA (adenosine(37)-N6)-threonylcarbamoyltransferase complex transferase subunit TsaD, producing MIILGFESSCDETGVAAVCTERGLLAHALHSQIAMHQEYGGVVPELASRDHIRRVLPLTTEVLQKAGLSFGDIGAIAYTAGPGLAGALLVGASVAQSFAWARGLPAIPIHHLEGHLLSPLLASPRPDFPFVALLVSGGHTQLMRVDGVGDYELLGETLDDAAGEAFDKTAKLMGLGYPGGPALSQLAEQGDPSSYDLPRPKLHSHDLDFSFSGLKTAVLTRLRHLEKESGSLSAQQRANLAASTEAAIVDVLAAKALKALKQTGLKNLVVAGGVGANRHLRRQLLAALAARRGQVFFPPLDLCTDNGAMIAFAAAQRVRAGLVDLADTSHAFTVKPRWDLQDVCERETA from the coding sequence ATGATTATTCTTGGTTTTGAAAGTTCCTGCGATGAAACCGGTGTGGCGGCCGTTTGCACCGAACGCGGTTTACTTGCCCACGCCCTGCACAGCCAGATCGCCATGCATCAGGAATACGGCGGCGTAGTGCCCGAATTGGCTTCGCGAGACCACATTCGGCGAGTCTTGCCGCTGACCACCGAGGTCTTGCAAAAAGCCGGCTTGTCCTTCGGCGATATCGGCGCCATTGCCTACACGGCGGGCCCAGGGCTTGCCGGAGCCTTGCTGGTTGGGGCAAGTGTGGCTCAATCCTTCGCCTGGGCCCGCGGCTTGCCGGCGATTCCCATCCATCATCTGGAAGGGCACCTGTTGTCGCCCCTGCTTGCCAGTCCCCGGCCGGATTTTCCCTTTGTTGCCTTGCTGGTGTCCGGCGGCCATACGCAGTTGATGAGGGTGGACGGTGTAGGTGATTACGAATTGCTGGGGGAAACGCTGGACGATGCGGCCGGCGAGGCATTCGACAAAACAGCTAAATTGATGGGACTTGGCTATCCTGGCGGGCCTGCCTTGTCACAACTGGCCGAACAGGGCGATCCGTCCAGTTACGATTTGCCGCGCCCCAAGCTGCATAGCCATGATCTGGATTTCAGCTTCAGTGGGTTGAAAACAGCCGTTTTGACACGCCTGAGGCATCTGGAAAAGGAAAGTGGCAGCCTGTCTGCGCAACAGCGTGCCAATCTGGCCGCCTCGACCGAGGCGGCCATTGTCGATGTCCTGGCCGCCAAGGCGCTCAAGGCGCTGAAACAGACCGGCTTGAAAAATCTGGTCGTGGCCGGAGGGGTCGGCGCCAATCGTCATTTACGGCGCCAATTGCTTGCGGCGCTTGCCGCGAGACGTGGCCAGGTATTTTTTCCGCCGCTCGATCTGTGTACCGATAACGGTGCAATGATCGCTTTTGCCGCAGCCCAGCGCGTCAGGGCTGGCTTGGTCGACCTTGCCGATACGAGCCATGCATTTACGGTCAAGCCACGCTGGGATCTGCAAGATGTTTGCGAGCGCGAAACGGCCTGA
- a CDS encoding NCS2 family permease yields the protein MLEKYFKLDEHDTSVRTEILAGITTFLTMSYIIFVNPEILSGTGMDKSAVFVATCLAASLGTLIMAFVANWPIGMAPGMGLNAFFAFTVVGAMGYSWQQALGAVFISGAIFVILTVTGIRSWLVDGIPKSLRSAIAAGIGLFLAIIALSSAGIVIANPATKVGLGNLTSAPALFAILGFFIIAALDTLKVRGAILIGILIITILSMLTGNNQFHGVFSMPPSLAPTFFQLDIMGALHTGFVHVILVFVLVEVFDATGTMIGVAKRAGLVQEGKPNRLGRALFADSTAIVAGSFLGTSSTTAYIESASGVQAGGRTGLTALTIGILFLLSLFLAPLAGSVPAYATAPALLYVAGLMLRELTEIEWGDITEAAPAALTAIIMPFTYSIANGLAFGFISYVVLKAVTGKFKDIHPAALLVAALFVIKYGFFPG from the coding sequence ATGCTGGAAAAATACTTCAAGCTGGACGAGCACGACACATCGGTGCGCACCGAAATTCTGGCGGGCATTACCACCTTCCTGACCATGTCCTACATTATTTTTGTAAACCCCGAAATCCTCTCGGGCACAGGCATGGACAAAAGCGCGGTTTTTGTGGCCACCTGCCTGGCGGCGTCGCTGGGCACGCTTATCATGGCGTTCGTCGCGAACTGGCCCATTGGCATGGCGCCCGGCATGGGCCTGAACGCATTTTTCGCATTTACCGTAGTGGGAGCCATGGGTTACAGCTGGCAACAGGCTCTGGGCGCGGTGTTTATTTCAGGCGCAATATTTGTCATTCTGACCGTCACCGGCATACGGTCGTGGCTGGTCGACGGCATACCCAAATCCTTGCGGTCGGCCATAGCGGCCGGCATAGGGCTGTTCCTGGCCATTATTGCCTTGAGCAGCGCAGGCATAGTTATCGCCAATCCCGCGACCAAAGTCGGCCTGGGCAACCTGACCTCTGCACCCGCTCTGTTTGCGATTCTTGGATTTTTCATCATTGCCGCCCTGGATACGCTCAAGGTTCGCGGCGCCATCCTCATCGGCATACTGATCATTACCATCCTGTCGATGCTGACCGGCAACAACCAGTTTCATGGGGTATTTTCGATGCCGCCAAGCCTGGCGCCCACCTTCTTCCAACTGGATATCATGGGGGCCCTGCACACCGGCTTCGTTCATGTCATTTTGGTATTCGTGCTGGTTGAAGTATTTGATGCCACCGGCACCATGATAGGCGTGGCCAAGCGGGCCGGCCTGGTCCAGGAAGGCAAACCCAATCGCCTGGGCCGCGCCCTGTTCGCCGACAGTACCGCCATCGTGGCCGGGTCCTTCCTGGGCACCAGCAGCACCACAGCCTACATTGAAAGCGCCTCGGGCGTGCAGGCTGGCGGCCGCACCGGACTGACGGCACTCACCATAGGCATATTGTTTCTGCTTTCGCTGTTTCTTGCACCGCTTGCCGGTTCGGTACCCGCCTACGCCACAGCACCTGCCTTGCTTTACGTGGCCGGCCTGATGTTGCGCGAACTAACCGAAATCGAATGGGGCGATATCACCGAAGCCGCTCCGGCGGCCCTGACCGCCATTATCATGCCCTTCACCTACTCGATTGCCAACGGCCTGGCATTTGGTTTTATCAGCTATGTCGTCCTGAAAGCCGTTACCGGAAAATTCAAGGACATACACCCGGCTGCGCTGCTGGTCGCAGCCCTGTTTGTAATCAAATACGGATTTTTCCCCGGCTAG
- the trxA gene encoding thioredoxin has translation MSTIDLNKDTFQAAIRGSQPLIVDFWAPWCGPCRNFAPIFDDASDKHDDITFAKVNTEDQQELAAGMNIRSIPTLMVFREQVLLFSQPGSLSAGQLDELITQIKAIDMDKVHADIAEQEKQESA, from the coding sequence ATGAGTACCATCGATTTAAACAAAGACACCTTTCAAGCAGCAATCCGCGGCAGCCAGCCGCTCATCGTCGATTTCTGGGCTCCCTGGTGCGGTCCATGCCGCAATTTCGCACCGATTTTCGATGATGCCTCCGACAAGCACGACGACATCACCTTCGCCAAGGTGAACACCGAAGACCAGCAAGAACTGGCGGCCGGCATGAATATCCGCTCGATACCTACATTAATGGTATTTCGCGAGCAAGTACTGTTGTTCTCGCAGCCGGGCTCCCTGTCGGCGGGCCAGCTTGACGAACTGATTACCCAGATCAAAGCGATCGACATGGACAAGGTTCATGCCGATATCGCCGAACAGGAAAAACAGGAAAGCGCCTAG
- a CDS encoding YigZ family protein, whose protein sequence is MLYTLAAPGTYQEDIRKSRFIVFAEGVQSPAEALSFIARHRVASASHNCWAYRIGTEYRFNDDGEPGGTAGRPILQAIEGQQCDRVAVLVARWFGGIKLGPGGLMRAYGGSAAQCLRLADRVELLAEILIDCCCTFAEMALIQSRFPAFHVRIENEIFDANGVQWRLVVPQDLAQSLGKLFANLTRGQGQWRIAPTPQVDL, encoded by the coding sequence ATGCTTTATACGCTTGCCGCACCGGGAACGTACCAGGAAGACATCAGGAAAAGCCGTTTCATTGTGTTTGCCGAGGGGGTTCAGTCGCCTGCGGAGGCTTTGAGTTTTATCGCAAGGCATCGCGTGGCGTCGGCAAGCCACAATTGCTGGGCGTACCGGATCGGCACCGAATATCGATTCAACGATGATGGGGAGCCGGGTGGCACGGCCGGCCGGCCGATCCTGCAAGCTATCGAAGGGCAGCAGTGCGATCGGGTGGCGGTTCTGGTGGCGCGCTGGTTCGGGGGCATCAAGCTGGGTCCGGGCGGCCTGATGCGAGCGTACGGAGGCTCAGCCGCTCAGTGTTTGCGGCTGGCCGACAGAGTCGAACTGCTTGCCGAAATTCTGATTGATTGCTGTTGCACTTTTGCGGAGATGGCACTGATTCAGTCGCGTTTCCCAGCCTTCCATGTTCGCATCGAAAACGAAATATTCGATGCAAATGGCGTGCAATGGCGCCTTGTCGTTCCACAAGACCTTGCCCAATCGCTGGGCAAATTGTTCGCCAATTTGACTCGCGGGCAAGGGCAGTGGCGAATTGCGCCAACTCCGCAGGTCGATTTGTAG
- a CDS encoding ABC-F family ATPase produces the protein MISTANLTIQFGPKPLFENVSVKFGEGNRYGLIGANGSGKSTFMKIIGGDLESSSGNVSLEPGVRLGKLRQDQFAFEDVRVLDVVMMGHEEMWQAMTERDAIYANPDATEEDYMHAANLEAKFAEYDGYTAEARAGELLLGLEIAVDQHNLPMREIAPGWKLRVLLAQALFSNPDVLLLDEPTNNLDINTIRWLEDVLNGYQSTMIIISHDRHFLNQVCTHMADLDYRELRIYPGNYDDYMLASTQARERVTMANAKAKERVAELQDFVRRFSANKSKARQATSRLKQIDRIKAGAIEVKPSSRQNPYIRFEQNKVMHRLAVTLEHIRKSFDQPVIRSFSTMIEAGQKIAIIGANGAGKTTLLRMLAGDLAPDGGTVKWSENADIGYMAQDVSEQFQSDSNLFDWLIDYRQTGDDDQSIRSVLGRLLFSADDIPKAVKVLSGGEKNRMSFGRLMLGRHNVLLMDEPTNHLDMESIESLQFALEKYAGTLVFVSHDREFVSGVATRVIEIMPSGEIVDYLGGYDDYLSSRGIEA, from the coding sequence GTGATCTCCACCGCAAATCTTACTATTCAGTTCGGGCCCAAACCTCTCTTTGAAAATGTCAGCGTCAAATTCGGCGAAGGCAACCGGTACGGCCTGATCGGCGCCAATGGCTCGGGCAAGTCTACCTTCATGAAAATCATTGGGGGCGATCTCGAATCCAGTAGCGGCAATGTGTCGCTGGAGCCGGGCGTGCGCCTGGGCAAGTTGCGCCAGGATCAGTTTGCGTTCGAGGACGTCCGGGTTCTGGATGTCGTCATGATGGGCCACGAGGAAATGTGGCAGGCCATGACTGAACGCGATGCCATTTACGCGAATCCGGACGCGACCGAAGAAGATTACATGCACGCGGCCAACCTCGAGGCCAAGTTTGCCGAATACGACGGCTACACCGCCGAGGCGCGGGCCGGCGAATTGCTGCTGGGGCTGGAAATTGCGGTCGATCAGCATAACCTGCCCATGCGCGAAATCGCACCGGGCTGGAAGCTGCGTGTGCTGCTGGCCCAGGCCCTGTTTTCGAACCCCGACGTGCTCCTGCTGGATGAGCCCACCAACAACCTCGATATCAACACCATCCGCTGGCTCGAGGATGTGCTCAACGGCTATCAGAGCACCATGATCATCATCAGCCATGACCGGCATTTCCTGAATCAGGTTTGCACGCACATGGCCGATCTGGATTACCGCGAACTGCGTATCTATCCAGGCAACTACGACGACTACATGCTGGCCTCCACGCAGGCGCGCGAGCGCGTGACCATGGCTAATGCCAAGGCCAAAGAGCGAGTGGCCGAGTTGCAGGATTTCGTGCGGCGCTTTTCCGCCAATAAATCCAAGGCTCGCCAGGCTACTTCGCGCCTGAAGCAGATCGACAGAATCAAGGCGGGCGCCATTGAGGTCAAGCCTTCTTCGCGCCAGAACCCGTATATCCGGTTCGAGCAGAACAAGGTCATGCACCGTCTGGCTGTAACGCTCGAGCACATACGCAAATCGTTTGATCAGCCGGTGATACGGTCGTTTTCGACCATGATTGAAGCCGGCCAGAAAATCGCGATCATTGGGGCCAATGGGGCGGGCAAGACCACGCTGCTGCGTATGCTGGCGGGCGATCTGGCTCCGGATGGCGGAACCGTCAAATGGTCCGAGAACGCCGATATCGGCTATATGGCTCAGGACGTTTCGGAGCAGTTCCAGTCCGACAGCAATCTGTTCGACTGGCTTATCGATTATCGGCAAACGGGCGATGACGATCAGTCGATCCGCTCGGTGCTGGGGCGTTTGCTGTTTTCAGCCGACGACATTCCCAAGGCGGTCAAGGTATTGTCGGGCGGCGAAAAAAACCGCATGAGTTTCGGACGATTGATGCTGGGTCGCCACAATGTGCTGCTCATGGACGAGCCCACCAATCACCTGGATATGGAATCGATCGAGTCGTTGCAGTTTGCGCTCGAGAAATATGCCGGCACGCTGGTGTTCGTGTCGCATGACCGCGAATTCGTATCGGGAGTCGCCACTCGCGTCATCGAGATCATGCCGAGCGGGGAAATCGTTGATTATCTCGGCGGCTACGACGATTACCTGAGTTCGCGCGGGATTGAAGCCTGA
- a CDS encoding LD-carboxypeptidase translates to MSHAEHHSASGIYLISPSGAVADPKALDLARVRLAKLGFKTAVDRAALAVHERFAGTDKQRLAGIARALKQKQAIVMATRGGYGLSRLLPFIDWKAAADSGKVFVGQSDFTIFNLALLARTGAPSFVGPTAVFDFGAKTMDDLTADLFAEIMRGELEILSFESPGSDAVDARGILWGGNLAMITSLIGTPYFPKVKGGILFLEDVCEHPFRVERMLTQLWHAGILQRQKAIVLGHFTDYRLADHDNGFDMPSVVRWLRQTVKVPVVTGLPYGHVKVKATLPVGRKVGIATEKGMAHLVLEEHF, encoded by the coding sequence ATGAGTCATGCCGAGCATCATTCCGCTTCTGGTATTTATCTGATTTCTCCATCGGGAGCGGTGGCCGATCCCAAGGCGCTTGATCTCGCCAGGGTACGGCTCGCCAAGCTGGGGTTCAAAACCGCGGTAGATCGGGCAGCTCTGGCCGTGCACGAACGGTTTGCGGGAACCGACAAGCAGCGTCTGGCCGGTATTGCCCGCGCGCTCAAGCAGAAACAAGCCATTGTCATGGCCACACGCGGTGGCTATGGCCTGAGCCGATTGTTGCCGTTCATCGACTGGAAAGCGGCCGCCGACAGCGGCAAGGTATTTGTCGGACAGAGCGACTTTACGATATTCAACCTGGCGCTGCTGGCTCGAACCGGAGCCCCGAGTTTTGTCGGACCTACCGCCGTGTTCGACTTTGGCGCCAAAACCATGGACGACCTGACCGCGGATCTGTTTGCCGAAATCATGCGTGGAGAGCTGGAAATCCTCAGCTTCGAGTCGCCTGGCTCCGATGCGGTCGATGCCCGTGGCATTTTATGGGGCGGTAATCTGGCCATGATAACTTCGCTGATAGGTACGCCCTATTTTCCGAAAGTGAAAGGCGGCATATTGTTTCTTGAAGACGTGTGCGAACACCCGTTCCGGGTCGAGCGCATGCTGACCCAGTTGTGGCATGCCGGCATACTTCAACGCCAAAAGGCTATTGTTCTGGGGCACTTCACCGACTATCGGCTGGCCGATCACGACAATGGCTTCGACATGCCCTCGGTGGTTCGTTGGTTGCGTCAAACTGTCAAGGTACCGGTCGTGACCGGGTTGCCCTACGGTCATGTCAAGGTGAAAGCCACCTTGCCGGTAGGAAGGAAGGTAGGGATCGCAACCGAAAAAGGCATGGCGCACCTGGTCCTCGAAGAGCATTTCTAG
- the tadA gene encoding tRNA adenosine(34) deaminase TadA has product MRAFTVADPGPDLAEAGNDAGPDPAEAAADRAAMQAAIALAGRAHAAGEVPVGAVVVDEKGRIVGEGFNRAISDSDPTAHAEIVALRAAARAAGNYRLPGMSLYVTLEPCAMCMGAMLHARLKRVIYGASDPKTGACGSVLSVHANAQLNHHTEVRGGVLAEECGDLLRQFFRERRIRAKEARDPDS; this is encoded by the coding sequence ATGCGCGCATTTACCGTGGCTGATCCGGGGCCCGATCTCGCCGAAGCCGGCAACGATGCCGGGCCGGATCCTGCCGAGGCTGCCGCCGACCGGGCCGCAATGCAGGCGGCCATTGCGCTGGCAGGCCGGGCGCATGCGGCAGGGGAAGTTCCTGTCGGGGCGGTTGTCGTGGACGAAAAAGGCCGGATCGTGGGGGAAGGATTCAATCGCGCGATCAGCGACAGCGATCCCACCGCGCATGCTGAAATCGTGGCCTTGCGGGCTGCGGCCCGGGCGGCGGGCAATTATCGCCTGCCGGGCATGAGCCTGTATGTCACGCTCGAACCTTGCGCCATGTGCATGGGTGCCATGCTGCATGCCAGGCTCAAGCGGGTAATATACGGCGCCAGCGACCCAAAAACCGGAGCCTGCGGCAGCGTGCTCAGCGTGCATGCCAACGCGCAGCTCAATCATCACACCGAGGTCCGGGGTGGCGTGCTTGCTGAAGAATGCGGCGATCTGTTGCGGCAGTTTTTTCGCGAACGCCGCATCAGGGCGAAAGAAGCAAGGGACCCGGATAGCTAG